Genomic DNA from Macadamia integrifolia cultivar HAES 741 chromosome 6, SCU_Mint_v3, whole genome shotgun sequence:
cagtcatttttgcccttaagatctggcgacactatttgtatggggagaagtgtgaggtatacagtgaccacaagagcctgaaatacttcttcacccagaaggatttgaatatgagacagagaagatggcttgaactcatgaaggattatgactgcgatattcagtatcatcccggcaaggctaatgtagtggcagatgcattgagtcggaaaacacagactgtgtcgctttcatgcttagcagtaagctcaccacttgtgcaagaggcgatgcaaatggaagagaccctcttgtatgaaggggcaaccctagagcttgaacctcaaccagaaaaccttaaatggttgacggtatctttatcggctctacaagtgcatccggcaattaggcaagaggtgataatgaagcaacctttggatcctgaattgcagcggatcagagttaaggttcaagaccaaacaatgaacgacccagattttactttagccagtgatggggcattgatgtttcgggacagattgtgtgtacccgatgatttggatatacaggataaaatcgtgagagaagcacacagctccgagtactcacttcatccaggaagtaccaaaatgtacaaagacctcaaaaagagttactggtggccaagcatgaaagtcaccatagctttgtatgtggcgacttgtcttacctgccagaaggtgaaagctgagaggcatcgaccttatggtacccttcagccactcccagtaccagaatggaagtgggaaaggattacaatggatttcgtcaccggactaccaggtacacctaagggaatggatgcgatatgggtgattgtggatcggcttaccaagactgctcatttcattcctatcaagaccaagttctccatggccaaactagcacaactttacatggacaacatagtgcgtttacatggagtgccagtgagcattgtttcagatagggacccaaggttcacttccagattttggaaaagcttatagcgtgccttgggatcgcaactgaacttgagtacagcttttcacccacagacggacggtcagtcggagcgaaccatacagatattggaagacatgctcagggcgtgtgcaatggagatgagtggcagttgggaagaatatatacctctcgtggagtttgcatataataatagttaccaggCTAcgattgggatggctccgtatgaggcattatatggcagaaaatgcagaactcctttgtattggggtGAGGTAgctgaacgtcgaatgttaggacctgagctgatccaaatgacttgtgacaaggtcgacgttattagagaacggattaaagcagctcagtcccgtcaaaagagctatgcggacacccgcaggaaggagattgaatttcagccaggagaaaaggtatttctcaagatctctcctactaaaggtttgcaaaggtttcacaggaaggggaagttgagcccaagatacatgggaccatttgagatcttgtcccgggttggctcagtggcctacatgcttgctctgccaccttcgcttggaaatgttcacaatgtattccacgtatccatgctgaagaagtacgtgcacgatccatctcatgtactacccgtggaaccagggtacctggaagctgatatgacctacacagaacagccagctgaaattttggaccggaaggtgaaaacccttcgcaaccgctctatttcctatgtaaaggtacgatgggctgatcattcacttgaagaagcatcttgggaggtagaagaagaaatgcgatccaagtaccctcatctttttgatcaaccaggtacgcaatttcgaggacgaaatttttcagaagggggggtaatgtaatatcccgcttcttaaacccggtctgatttcgtggttgaaccggtttaaccatgcaggaaccgagccagaggatgttagagcgggttccttatgggctatgatagcacgggtgaccttaaacaccggctggcccgacaagtccgagccagtgccagaagagacgggagtgcccaaaccgtgtacgtgcacctaccataaggctatgtacgggtaaaacaggtattatatctgtattttaagatatatgcgtaggctacaatgtatgcttggggtggggttgagccgaggtccgagcccggtcaaaatcccaagttttgactctcggatgggtatgtcaggtgggtacacccacccacctgagtgacccatccatcactattcacttaagtaggaatagtatataaagctttatgacttttctttccatttattacccccgtacgtttggtgagaaaagtaaagaggagagagaaaaagaaagggaagaagaaaggaagaggaagaaaggaaggattcagcggtgccgaagctcgatcttgccattccggtgccggaagagtaatcttcaacgcgagatctacagttggaggtaagaaaagctaggttttatgaacattaaccatacccacgctttaaacccttgattcgagtatgatttcttaagatcttgtaaacacactttgaaatgatgattctaaggcttaatagatgatttatgtgttgatcttgaaggatttgaagagatattgacaaggtagaaggagcattgtgagttggaagtgatttggagggtttgaagtcattcttgagcaaagaagataagatggttcccctcacttaaatctaagttagatctaaggtagaaccatcctataggactttaaaggtgtgaggaatgggttgagaaaagccccatttgggtccccaaggaatggaggaagatgagaagaaactggggtttttccgccaaaaccggcgggtacaaccggtgggtccctacccacccgagacacccacccgagagggccaggggggtccctggccaaaccggcgggtaggaccggcgggtcctactggcgggtccctacccgccggtcccaaaccggcgggttggaccggtgggtagaccacccacctgagtgacccacccgagtggacagaatgtgattcttaggtccgattgagcccaaatcggacgtgggaccttctttcgacgttctaaacacgattttgacgtcggatttcattaattttgattctaaattggtgaagtactaaccccgctcaattttgttaggttcaccaaggccttcccgattcgctccggatctcacccgtaccaagcgGGACTCCttatacgctacaagtaagtggagagagaggacgtttggcctatttcaaggcatttgtttggcattcatataactatatctaatttagtcatgtcatcatgaatatgctatatagattagtcatttcacactttgatgtgcatttatgctatgtttacttttcaaatgcaaattgaatgtgatgttatatgtggaatgtgtacatcatgttgcataatgccttgatagactagatgccgtggtcggcttggaaacgaatgcattggtggcccgtggtatgggacacggtggcactatgcagtcgtactgcatataggagcatgcggtattaggattctcaccatcccgtgctacgacccttcccaacaggggttaaggtgttgggttgccatttggggggaagcaggggtcgcagttttcggacactgtggcggttaggcattacacccggtgagtcatgtaggacagtcggcaaccccggtggtatttcaagagggccaatcgtactgcttttaaattgctggagtcagcactgtcatttaatttatttacatttctgttgagagccggtggacggcattgtctttatttttccgagtactcacggtgggccttctccaacaggcctatgggcgtatcgcgggagggagtacgcggctcgtacccggagtatacgcgcactgtggttgtagtagcactaaaaccaaagacttagtaatgttgattaggtgtatgtgaattaaaatgaattgcatgacatgtagtgcatatgatgtgttgtgatgtgtggactgtcgtgtgtggtccacctctctacttactgagctagtgagctcattccacgtgtgcccccctttttagatgcttttgcaggtcatgcatctgaggagcatggggtgggtcccacagtcgagtttcctgaggaggactggtggacccctgaggagtttgagcacggcgtagactgcgcgtgtgagagctgtgctgcgggacagcagttttgaggccgtgttgagccccactaccgagccgagctgtgtactctgatgattttgataaattcctgtatatacttgatatttgaactttattctttttgtgtatatatatcattccttcgggcccaaatgtatataattatggtatcatcatttgggtagcaagtatatgggaattatttacaggtaaattttagtcttccgctgatctgatgaattgatgttagagtgtgtatgctgtggtggaatacagtatctgatgatcctggcaggtttgggttaaccggtgttaactcggtcaccgctccggttcagtgtgaacggggtgtgacatatataTTTACCCCATACATGATAATCAATTGGAGTAGAAGAATACttgtgtgtaagtttagaagcctCATAAGTGTTGATCACGTAACTCTCtcccatgtgcttgaagattagtCCCTTGAAGATTGTAACAAAAAACTACACAATGGAGTTCCAGCCGCTAAAGTCTTCTGCAGCCTTTCACCCTTGGAATACTTTCATATGCACTATTCTTGTGGGGGAGTTCGTGCTCCGaaaaccatgaaggtgttaaagtgaCGGCTACAGGGACcattagcttctatttataatagaatcccaaaaccctaattcattcccacaatggattgggctaggagtttcctaatcagagtgggtctataattgttTGGGCACAATTgatcaatcggtatcaattaagcccacataaaaatcctaacaagcAGAATCGTATCGTAGATGCGCCCTCACTGAAGAGGGAGTGACTTCCACCTTTCTTTCACTTGGATCGTTATTTACAATCGGCATGATTTACAACCGGCCTACGGTCGAGCTGATCTATGAGCACTCTCTCTCTGTGGTCGAGTTGTTCTACGAGCCAAGATGAAGCTAAAATATTATTACACTTTTACAATCACAATTAGAAGagcatgatttttcttttctttgcttagataaagaaaagaaaaggaaagtctaatttcatttatttcatAATCTTTCTATTAAATTTTCATAATCCTTTTCAACATTTAGTGGTTTGCTTACTTTGTCTTGAAAATTTATGGATTAATCAGAAAAAAGTCCACATTCTCAATTACAACCCTTTTAAGCCTTTCATTACTAGCGCTATTTGCTAAATTATGAGCTAAGCATATGTAGTTTGTATCTTGTTTAACACATTACATTCGGGGAATAGTTCTTTCATGGATTTTATATCTAAAGGTTAAATAACTCACAATAAAGATGGATTAATTAGAAAAAAGTCCACATTCTCAGTTACAACCCTTTTAAGCTTTTCATTACTAGCGCTATTTGCTAAATTATGAGCTAAGCACGTGTAGTTTGTATCTTGTTTCAACACATTACATTCGGGGAATAGTGttttttatggattttataTCTAAAGGTGAAATAGCTCACATGGCCATTTAGATACATAATCATCTTGCATCCAGTCTCATAGCTCCAAGTAATCTGTCCCAAAGCCTATGATTGTGGCTCCCAAAGATCTTGCTTGATGTAGTCCTTGAAGCAACCCTCTTACCTCTACTTTGAAGTACATGTATTGTTCTTCAAGTAATGCTTCCACATTTGTTTAAAGGAGATAAGTCTCCTCTACCCTTTTAAtccttttcatataattttcaAACTTACTATAAATCTAGAGGGGTGGCTAGTAGGTTCATAAAATTCCAGCTAGAAAAGAAAACATGCTTTAACATTTTCAACGAGCAAAATGAAACATCTTAGGGTATCTTTATTTTCATTGTTGGGACATATTTCTAGTTTATCGTTAGTTGGTATGGTTTCAAGGGAAGGGTACCCACCTGGGGAGAGGATACTGGCTCTCCCGACTTTAATTTCAAGCCTTATCTCTTCATAGTAGACAATGAAATATATTTAGCATGGGGAAGTGTTCTATGCTAGGAGTGGCTGGGAGAGACCCAATCAGCACCCTCCTTTTGATTCAATCTATAAGGGGTGAGAAAGTCATTTTTTaaggagaagaaaaacaaacaagggTGCAGGAATGGGAGCCAgctcccaaatcaaaaaactttgttccatttaaaaaaggaaaagttgGGTAAGCCACCAACTTACTGTAATTGCGTAAACTAGTGCCCTTTGtgcctccctccccctccccctcctcttgTATGGTACCTTATCCCATGCCCCCCATTGGTGCCAGCTGCTAGATTATGGTAAACTGGTGGCTTACCCAACCTTTGCCCATTTAAAAACAGGTAGAGCATTGTGTTTTCTTTCTTGAGAAGAGACTTGTGCTTCTacgggaaaaaagaaaaaaataaatgctaactattttcctttttttttttttttttggggataagTAAATATATAAATGGAATAGTCTCTTGGCATTCTCGGGGTAATGATGCATATTTCTTGCCTCCCCTGAACATCACACATGCAAGAGCCTCATGCACCGAATACAtccttttttaattaaatatataaataaaagtgcaagaccagaaaaaaaaaaaaatgaaggccAAATAAAGTTTTCTTAGAAACAATTAGGAAAGTTCTCTTATCTTAGATTTAAGGTATTTTATAGCTATACCAAGCCCAACGGTTCTGATATACCTACACAATCAAGGGGTCATGGATCCAATTCTTCACACAAGCTATTGGAAGAGTTTTCTTCTATAATTTTTAGGAACACTTCCTATTTATAATGGAGAAGtttcttctttaaaaaattAGGTAGaactttatttctctttcttgagAAGATATCTCTGCAACCGATTTTGGGATCAGACTTTATCTGACGGAATTATAAATCATTTTATCTTTATACCTTATCAGTGAATTGGTATCTCCAAGATCAATCTCTAACTGATATTGAACTAATCCGAGTGATCCTGGCCGATGGAGGAAATGCAATTTCTAGGATATCTTATTCTCCCAGATGATTTAGTTTCTCTATATTTTGGATATTCCGAAGCTAAGGGCTTTTACCTTTGACACTGGCCCGATCCAAGTGCTTTTTAATGAACCAAGTTGTGATTCATCTTAGATTGAGGCACTCAAATAATGGTAGGACACTCATGGTTCATCATTTAAACTGGTGGTTTGATGTTGGACTTCAAGTGCCTCAATGGTAGACTATAGTATAAATTGTTGCCGGATTGGATTTTAACAATACTTCAAAATGTGCTTAGATGATATTAAGACATGAACACCAAGACACCAGTCCAACAACTGGAAAATTTGGTGATGatctataatatttttttgctAATTTTGCAATATTAAATTAGTtctataaattcaaatttaacaATAATTAGATTGGCCACGCATCAACCCAGCCAATTGGAAATTAGAATCAAATAAGCAATCTATTAGgaagatattattattattttaaaaattaaatttaaatttttttattgaaatttatttttaatctatGGTTAAGATTCTTTAATACTTAATCAAAAATATTTAATAGATTAGGATTTTCGACTCTATTGATATTCTAGATATTCTATACCCGACTATTAATCAATGAAATGATATTATTAAGTGAAGAGGCTAAAAGTTAAATCTTTTAACAAATATATGGGTTCTATATCACTCtctaaataaattttcaattgaTTAAGTTGCAATACTTTATGATAATTAAAAGGTGGACAACAATCACCTAGGTGAAAACACCTTATAGAATTATAAGATCGTAAAGTGAGGAGAGTAACAGCTCATGTATTGATACTTGAGAATCCTCTTTTCCTCTCATCTCTTACCTAGCATTTTGAACTCTCGAGTTGGCAAAGGACCTTTGCCACTTGAAACATATATGATTTTAAGTTCAACTCTTTTTACCCCCTTAGGATCACTCAcatttagtgttcttcattgttttcaatgaaagttgaatagttctcattcaattcTGGTGTGACCCAATCTTTACGATTATGGGGTCAATCTGATGGGACTAAAAAGCCTGAATatcaatctctcttttttttttttttttttttacacaaatCCATCTATGAGTTGCCCGAATGATTAAAACGAATTGGGGACTATGTGGATAGACATACGATCTCAATTTCAACTCCTCATCTGTACATCTGCGAATTAAGTGGAGACTAGTGAATTACTACGCTAGTCTCCTGAAGATTAGCGGAAGAAAATCCACATATTTGTGTCACAAACAAGCACTAAGTTCAGATCCAAACCATCCATTTATTGTGACAaatcaaaaaacaaagcaaCAAGAAAACTACACCAACTACATAATATTCTTATCAACTGAAgcttagagtactctctatgtAGAATAACTCAACCGGCAGGGGCCGTGGTAGGGGCACGGCCACGCTCTGAATCTTTTTCATCCCCACCGCCCGTGTGGTGCAGCTGTTGTTTAGTGGAAGAATCACGTCCAGACTCGCCGGAATTTGCTTCAGAAATATTGTGAGCACCGGAGAAGAGATCGACCGGTTCCGACCGAGAGATCATTCCCCCTTCAAGTGGAGTGCCAGACTTGTATGCCACCCTTAGTGTCTCCTCGGGTGATAGTTTCGCCTGAGCTGTTCCATACTTCACGTCTTCCTTGCTCtctgccatctctctctctctctctctctctctctctctctctctctctctctctctctctaaaaggtCTCAAGGTGGTCGCATGGTACTGGTAGTCTTGTATAGGTAAGCGGATGGCCGTTTTCTGGTTACGTGTTAGGCCTAATACAGTTTAAGAACATGTGTCACTTTTATAAAGATACGTGTCATTTGTGGAGGAGGTAATAAGTTTTTGGGAAAAGTTAGGAGAATAATAAGGATGTGCTGGTTCCTCCATATCCATCGTGGGTTGCTATAGTTAGGGTGAATTGGGAATCATATGGATAGATATACTGTCTTAGATTCCATTGATACACATCGATCTGAATCAGGATCAaatgagtatcgatatatatcgatctTATCCTTAAGGTTATGTTTGATTGTAAGAAATATTTAAGCAatagggaagtaaaattttcatacttcaaaaataaacttttataattatatgtccctttgatctcatgtgattgtataaattactaaagttttttaattatatttagtaatgatacaccttacatgtaatttttattttacatactaaatggttttaattacaaaataaagtaaaattcaataactaaatatagaatgatttgaggTTAGTGATATAAttacatggggtaatgattacaatttttttcttttaatataaaaatttcactttcctttcctttcctttaattccccttgcaactaGACAGAGCCTAATCAAATTGATAATTTCAATCGAAATTGAGAGACGACCGATCCCTATTCTGGTAGTTCTAAAAATGATCAATTCTAAGATTTGTAAGagtgaatttatttattattttattttaagatcTGAAGGCcaattttatggtttttggAACCAAATCCAATTAATTTATATCTGATCTAGATAGAAATCAGCATAACCAAAGACCACCAATGTTGATCAAAGAGGCCTTGGATAGGTGCTTCGCCTATCAAAATTGGTTCTGACCATTCCTAGGTGCGTCTGTTTCCAAATGAGCCTCTATTGGTTCTAACCACAATCCTGGCTCTAATGGGATTAAATACCACGACTCTCCAAGCTCCTTCTTTTCAACACattattatgtatttctttaagTTCAATAACTTTTTGACACATGATAAGAGAACTTTTCTTTCATAATCTTATCATTTTATGTTACTTTATATGGAACCATAGGAATAATATAAATTTTAGGAAGGTGAAACCTAACCCCCATGATATATTGGCTGCAGCTCTAAAACGGTTTTACTAAAAGGACCTAGTGCATATGCAATTGCATCATGACCAAACACTTAACCCCAGCATAATCAAAACCCCCAATAGCCCACCTAGATCATTTACACCACAGTGCAATGTTTTAGTCTGTGCAATCATCAATAAGCCTAAACAACGTTTAATAGGTTGGGCAGTTGGTTTGTTGAATGGAGATGAAAAATTGTTACTAATAACAGATTATTTAATGATAAGAAATCCTACTGAAGGAAATAACAGGGCCCTTTTGTTTGGAGTACAATCTGTAATAGGACGTGGATTATCACTGACGGAAATATGGACTAACTCAGAAACCTTATATAAACTTTCTTTTGATCTAGAATTTTTTTGTGGCCATTGTGTATAGCAACCGTCTTTTTGAAAATGTACAAATCCTTAACTAATGTAATCTGTAGGCTACTCCCCAACTCAAAATAAGTATCCTTCTTTGCTTCAATTGCGGAAGCGACTGTGGCAAATGGTAGATTTACCACTGCCCTTTTGTACAATCCTAGTTTTcctgttttaatatattttattttttatcaaaaaaaaaaaaaaagaaaaagatagaaaTCAGCATGGAACAATCCGATCTTCGACTTCAATTTAGATTTAGATTGGAATCGATAAGTACAATTCAATTTCCGATTCTAAGTTTATAATCCTTAGTCAAGTCAGTCAATTTTGATCGAAATCAACCATAACTAATCCTTATTCCGATCGTTCCAGAATGACAATTTCTAGATTATATTGATTAGTTTTGCTGGTTTGTTTTTTCCTTCATCAAAGGGCCGATCTAGGTTTTCTGGGACCTATTCGGGATTGCGATGAGGTATGAACATTGAACAGTATGGTTGTTCAAGATTAACAATGGTTGGAGTGGGAACTTTCTTTGTCAAAGTTGCCGTTGATTCCCAGGATTTCCTGACAGCAGCCACTCTTATACATGATCATAGAGCTTATTTGTTGTATGGGTCCTGAAGAAGGCTATCTTGGAAATCAGAAGCGTCAAGGTTGGGACTTCAATGGAGGAGACATTCTCAGTCCGTGAAGAATAGAGACCTGTTTCAATGTCTGATTTGCTTATTTCTTGAATTGGAGATTGGGGATGGGTCGGTATGTGTTAAAACATGATTTGGATGAACTTAGAAGAGGGCTTGATTTTATTCAATTGTAGCCAAGAATATAAGACTCTTGTTGGCATTGGAAAATCAATAGGAAAATATGATATTTGACCTGAAAATGAAGGTCCACACTTCAGCAGTCATGTCATGAGTCACTGACTAAGGTATAGCAGTAGCAGGTACCAGTAAGGTCCTCCGCTTCCAAACCAACAACCAGAATGGATAACAGGGAGATCAGAGGCAGAGGGGATAACAATAACCAATTAAGAAGTCAAACAAAGTAATCTCCTCTAATGCTACATATACATGAACACAAACAAGATTCAGATTTGCGTGGTGTATGCTAGTGACTCCTTATATgattgtctctctctcctcccatggTATAGGGCAGCTATGTAGGAAAGAGCAGTGAAATAGACACAAGAAGATGTTAGTGTATACTATGCAACCTGAAAGTTTCCTTTATGCTTTTATGAATGGAAAGCCAATTGGCATCTCTTTTATATTGTgtgaatttttttaaaggagtttttttttttaaccaaggtgtctgaGCCAGTTTACGCATACCTCGACTAATCTTTGAAGAAACTAGCACGACAATCCACCGccacgatctcc
This window encodes:
- the LOC122081011 gene encoding SEED MATURATION PROTEIN 1, with the translated sequence MAESKEDVKYGTAQAKLSPEETLRVAYKSGTPLEGGMISRSEPVDLFSGAHNISEANSGESGRDSSTKQQLHHTGGGDEKDSERGRAPTTAPAG